In the genome of Chryseobacterium arthrosphaerae, one region contains:
- a CDS encoding polysaccharide deacetylase family protein: MENSKQIFQTNSKKRWKSVQWGSRIFIFTGILLLLALGLMMILDKSPAIPFKEDYKAVITANKPYLQENKISKEYKGFRSFISEKTMHTNLAKIEKAGAERLKNQNRNWAQFPGGIRSAFYVAWDPQSLMSLKRNIRHVNLVFPEWFFIDPKTGDLKTNVDPEGYKVIKRTGVAAMPMLSNNSDREFRAEGLAKVLNDPKRRAALIQKITQQCIRYHFKGINIDFEDMNLNSDENLIAFMKELSETFRQNQLLVTMDIMTDNDDYNIQKLDPYVDYFVLMAYDEYSADGDAGPVSSQKWIEEQTGKVVRKTSPRKIILGLGAYGYDWSSNKDDNTSVTYMQAITKAHASKAVIDFNDNTFNLNYSYTDSKNFTHTVFFNDAASIFNTMRFSSEYPLAGTALWRLGSEDSRIWNFYDKDLTFAGLSKFNLKTLENVKGQTMVDYIGDGEVLDVLNTPHDGKIALETDPKEKIITDENYITYPSSYEVKKYGSAPQKELVLTFDDGPDETYTPQILDVLSKYHVPAAFFLVGLNAEKNLPLVKRIYREGHEIGNHTFTHENVAKVSPERALLEMKLTRLLIECVTGHSTILFRAPYNADSEPTTSEEIIPVALARQQNYLDIGENIDPEDWQPGIKADEIIKRVMAGIQQQRGNIILLHDAGGDTREETVKALKTLIPMLQKQGYHFTNLTNILHKSKNELMPEVPKTRSYYIMQLNLVLATVIYGISHFLVALFTIFIALGLMRLLLMAYWAFKERKKEKKLSGFPVLESYPKVSIIVPAYNEEVNIVSSLQNLLKQTYPNFNIIMVDDGSKDSTYDRANEAFPDHPKLKIFTKTNGGKATALNFGISQTDAEYVVCIDADTKLQQDAVKYLIARFLNAGPEEKIAAVAGNVKVGNTVNWLTRWQAIEYTTSQNFDRLAYAHINAITVIPGAIGAFKRSVVLEAGGYSSDTLAEDCDITVKILKAGYTVANENRAVAVTEAPETVKQFLKQRFRWTYGIMQMFWKQRQTFLNPRYKGLGLWAMPNILLFQYIIPFFSPLADVIMFFGILSGNGSKIFTYYLIFLLVDASLALVAFIMQREKLTNLFYIIPQRFGYRWLMYIVLFKSLRKALKGEMQSWGFLKRTGNVKEIATI, encoded by the coding sequence GTGGAAAATTCCAAACAGATCTTTCAGACCAACAGTAAAAAACGCTGGAAAAGTGTGCAATGGGGAAGCCGTATTTTTATCTTTACAGGAATACTGCTGCTGCTCGCTTTGGGTCTGATGATGATCCTGGACAAGAGTCCTGCAATTCCCTTCAAAGAAGATTATAAGGCTGTAATCACAGCTAATAAACCCTATCTTCAGGAGAATAAAATTTCCAAAGAATATAAAGGCTTCAGAAGTTTCATTTCTGAAAAAACAATGCACACTAATCTCGCCAAGATTGAAAAGGCGGGAGCAGAAAGATTGAAAAATCAGAACCGGAACTGGGCACAATTCCCAGGAGGAATCCGTTCTGCATTTTATGTGGCATGGGATCCGCAGTCTCTGATGTCATTGAAGCGAAATATCAGACATGTCAACCTTGTATTTCCGGAATGGTTTTTCATTGATCCCAAAACGGGAGACCTGAAAACCAATGTAGACCCCGAAGGTTATAAAGTCATCAAAAGAACCGGAGTAGCAGCAATGCCGATGCTGAGTAATAACTCTGACCGGGAATTCCGTGCCGAAGGACTGGCAAAAGTGCTTAACGATCCTAAGAGAAGAGCAGCGCTGATTCAGAAGATTACGCAGCAGTGTATCAGATATCATTTCAAAGGGATTAATATCGACTTTGAAGATATGAATCTGAATTCTGATGAAAATCTGATTGCTTTCATGAAAGAACTGTCAGAAACTTTCAGACAGAACCAATTGCTGGTTACCATGGATATTATGACAGATAATGATGATTATAATATTCAAAAACTCGATCCTTATGTAGACTATTTTGTACTGATGGCTTATGACGAATATTCTGCTGATGGCGATGCGGGCCCCGTTTCTTCTCAGAAATGGATAGAGGAACAAACCGGTAAAGTGGTGAGAAAAACATCTCCCCGCAAGATTATATTGGGATTGGGTGCTTATGGTTATGATTGGAGTTCCAATAAAGATGATAATACTTCAGTCACTTATATGCAGGCCATTACAAAAGCCCATGCAAGCAAGGCCGTGATTGATTTTAATGACAATACTTTTAATCTGAATTATTCCTATACCGATTCTAAAAACTTCACGCATACCGTATTTTTCAATGATGCGGCTTCTATTTTCAACACCATGCGTTTTTCATCCGAATATCCATTGGCAGGAACCGCACTGTGGAGACTGGGAAGTGAGGACAGCAGAATCTGGAATTTCTATGATAAGGATCTTACGTTTGCCGGACTATCTAAGTTCAATTTAAAGACACTTGAGAATGTGAAAGGGCAGACCATGGTGGATTATATCGGGGACGGAGAAGTGCTTGATGTACTGAATACCCCTCATGACGGGAAAATCGCTCTGGAAACAGATCCAAAAGAGAAGATCATTACTGACGAGAATTATATCACCTATCCAAGTTCTTATGAAGTAAAAAAATACGGAAGTGCCCCGCAGAAAGAACTGGTACTCACTTTCGATGACGGACCTGACGAAACATATACCCCTCAGATACTCGATGTGTTGTCCAAATATCATGTTCCGGCTGCTTTCTTCCTGGTAGGATTAAATGCTGAAAAAAACCTTCCGCTGGTGAAAAGAATTTACCGGGAAGGGCATGAAATAGGAAACCATACTTTCACGCATGAAAATGTAGCTAAAGTAAGTCCGGAAAGAGCCTTGCTTGAAATGAAACTGACAAGACTGCTGATTGAATGTGTGACAGGTCACAGCACGATCCTGTTCAGGGCTCCTTATAATGCAGACTCTGAACCTACAACATCTGAAGAGATCATTCCGGTAGCGCTGGCAAGACAGCAGAACTATCTGGATATCGGTGAGAATATTGACCCGGAAGACTGGCAACCCGGAATAAAGGCAGATGAAATAATAAAACGGGTCATGGCCGGAATCCAACAGCAGAGAGGAAATATCATATTGCTTCACGATGCGGGGGGAGACACCAGAGAAGAAACAGTGAAAGCACTGAAAACTTTAATTCCTATGTTGCAGAAGCAAGGTTATCATTTCACCAACCTTACCAATATTCTGCATAAAAGTAAAAATGAGCTGATGCCTGAAGTTCCTAAAACAAGATCCTATTATATTATGCAGCTCAACCTGGTATTGGCTACTGTTATTTACGGGATAAGTCATTTTCTGGTCGCTCTGTTCACTATTTTCATTGCATTGGGATTGATGAGACTTCTGTTGATGGCATATTGGGCTTTTAAAGAAAGAAAAAAAGAGAAAAAACTGAGTGGGTTTCCCGTGTTGGAATCCTATCCGAAAGTTTCCATTATCGTTCCTGCCTATAATGAAGAAGTGAATATTGTTTCTTCCTTGCAGAATTTACTGAAACAGACCTACCCGAACTTTAATATTATCATGGTAGATGACGGAAGTAAGGATTCAACTTATGACAGAGCAAATGAAGCATTTCCGGATCATCCGAAACTGAAGATTTTTACCAAAACAAACGGTGGGAAAGCGACTGCTCTGAATTTCGGAATTTCACAAACCGATGCAGAATATGTAGTGTGTATTGATGCCGATACCAAATTACAGCAGGATGCGGTAAAATACCTGATCGCAAGATTTTTAAATGCCGGCCCTGAAGAAAAAATCGCTGCAGTAGCCGGAAATGTAAAAGTAGGGAATACCGTAAACTGGCTGACCAGATGGCAGGCCATAGAATATACGACCAGCCAGAACTTCGACCGTCTGGCGTATGCCCATATTAATGCCATTACCGTAATTCCCGGAGCTATCGGAGCATTTAAAAGATCTGTAGTGCTGGAAGCAGGAGGATATTCTTCCGATACCCTGGCTGAAGACTGTGATATTACGGTGAAAATCCTGAAAGCAGGGTACACGGTTGCCAATGAAAACAGGGCTGTTGCCGTGACAGAAGCTCCGGAAACCGTAAAACAGTTTTTAAAACAACGTTTCCGCTGGACCTACGGAATCATGCAGATGTTCTGGAAGCAGAGACAGACTTTCCTTAATCCCCGTTATAAAGGACTGGGACTTTGGGCCATGCCGAATATTTTATTATTCCAATACATTATTCCGTTCTTTTCGCCATTGGCAGACGTCATTATGTTTTTTGGAATCCTGTCCGGGAATGGGAGTAAAATATTTACCTATTATCTGATTTTCCTTTTGGTGGATGCCTCATTGGCACTGGTAGCGTTCATTATGCAACGGGAAAAACTGACCAACCTGTTCTATATAATTCCACAGAGATTCGGGTACAGATGGCTGATGTATATCGTATTATTTAAAAGTTTAAGAAAAGCGTTGAAAGGCGAAATGCAGTCCTGGGGATTTTTGAAAAGAACCGGAAATGTAAAAGAGATCGCAACAATTTAA
- a CDS encoding M13 family metallopeptidase, whose protein sequence is MKKLTLSLFLIAGICTQNTMSAQAKAVKTAVNNTDKGLDISLMDTSVRPQDDFYNYVSGTWMKTAKIPSDKPTWGSFNKLGEDTDNNSMTILNSLLKDKFADGSEGKKIQDLYASYMNMQKRNADGIKPIQENLNKIDAIKNMADLQTYLASVTKEGENSFYGWGVYADLKDSNMNAVYLGEAALGLGRDYYQKVNDKNTEAIAEYQKYVASMLKELGYQNADAAAKGIVDYEKSIAKTYLTNEQSRDNTLQYNPQTMAQLSALVKGVDLPSYLKKVGVNTDRVIIGELGYYKNFDQLVNAKNLPVIKDYLKFHMINGSASYLSEKLGDMKFNFFAKYLRGQQEQRALNKRGFELINRNLGEAFGKLYVEKYFPAEAKAQMVELIDYLKKSFALHINNLTWMSSTTKEKAMKKLNKFTVKVAYPDKWKDYSKLVITPEAKGGTLYSNLQSIGEWQYNKDLAKIGKPVDKTEWGMTPQTVNAYYNPVYNEIVFPAAILQPPFFNPQADAAVNFGGIGAVIGHEMSHGFDDSGAQFDADGNLVDWWTPEDKANFEKATKALAAQYDKYEPVKGTFVNGTFTNGENIADLGGVNIAYDALQMYLKDKGNPGKISGFTQDQRFFLSWATVWRTLSSEKYMINQVKTDPHSPGYFRSFGPLINVDAFYKAFDVKKGDKLYKAPEDRIKIW, encoded by the coding sequence ATGAAAAAACTAACGCTTTCTTTGTTTCTAATAGCAGGGATCTGCACTCAAAATACAATGAGCGCACAGGCTAAAGCTGTTAAAACAGCAGTAAACAACACAGACAAAGGTCTGGACATTAGCTTGATGGACACTTCGGTACGTCCACAGGATGATTTTTATAACTATGTGAGTGGAACATGGATGAAAACGGCTAAAATTCCATCCGATAAGCCTACCTGGGGAAGTTTCAACAAACTTGGAGAAGACACGGATAACAATTCCATGACGATTCTGAACTCTCTTTTGAAAGATAAATTTGCTGATGGCAGCGAAGGGAAAAAAATCCAGGACCTGTATGCTTCCTATATGAACATGCAGAAAAGAAATGCTGACGGAATCAAACCTATCCAGGAAAACCTGAATAAAATTGATGCCATCAAAAATATGGCAGACCTTCAGACTTATCTTGCTTCCGTAACAAAAGAAGGCGAAAATAGCTTCTACGGATGGGGCGTATACGCTGACCTGAAAGATTCCAACATGAATGCGGTTTACTTGGGAGAAGCAGCCCTTGGTTTGGGAAGAGATTACTATCAGAAAGTAAATGATAAAAATACAGAAGCTATTGCTGAATACCAGAAATATGTAGCTTCTATGCTGAAAGAATTAGGATACCAAAATGCAGACGCAGCAGCAAAAGGTATTGTTGACTACGAAAAAAGCATTGCAAAAACGTATCTTACAAATGAGCAGAGCCGTGATAACACCCTTCAGTATAACCCTCAGACGATGGCTCAGCTTTCAGCTTTGGTAAAAGGAGTAGATCTTCCTTCTTACCTTAAAAAGGTGGGAGTTAATACAGACCGCGTAATCATTGGAGAGTTAGGTTACTATAAAAACTTTGATCAGTTGGTAAATGCCAAAAACCTTCCGGTAATCAAAGATTATCTGAAATTCCATATGATCAACGGAAGTGCTTCTTACCTGAGTGAAAAACTGGGTGATATGAAGTTTAACTTCTTCGCTAAATACCTGAGAGGCCAGCAGGAACAGAGAGCATTGAACAAGAGAGGTTTTGAGCTGATCAACAGAAACCTTGGAGAAGCTTTCGGTAAATTATACGTTGAAAAATACTTCCCGGCAGAAGCTAAAGCTCAGATGGTAGAACTGATCGATTACTTAAAGAAAAGCTTTGCCCTTCATATCAATAATCTGACCTGGATGTCTTCTACAACCAAGGAGAAAGCGATGAAGAAACTGAATAAGTTTACAGTAAAAGTAGCGTATCCGGACAAATGGAAAGACTATTCCAAATTGGTTATTACTCCTGAAGCAAAAGGAGGAACATTATACTCCAACCTTCAGAGCATTGGTGAATGGCAGTACAACAAAGATTTAGCAAAAATCGGAAAACCGGTGGATAAAACAGAGTGGGGAATGACTCCACAGACTGTAAATGCTTACTACAATCCTGTGTATAACGAAATCGTATTCCCTGCAGCAATCCTGCAGCCGCCGTTCTTCAACCCTCAGGCTGATGCCGCTGTAAACTTTGGAGGAATTGGTGCTGTTATCGGTCACGAAATGAGCCACGGGTTTGATGATTCAGGAGCTCAGTTTGATGCAGACGGTAACCTTGTTGACTGGTGGACTCCGGAAGATAAAGCCAACTTCGAAAAAGCAACAAAAGCTCTTGCTGCCCAATATGACAAATATGAGCCTGTGAAAGGAACTTTCGTAAACGGAACCTTTACAAACGGTGAAAATATTGCAGATTTAGGAGGAGTAAACATCGCTTACGATGCGCTTCAGATGTATTTAAAAGATAAAGGAAACCCAGGAAAGATCAGCGGATTCACTCAGGATCAGAGATTCTTCTTAAGCTGGGCAACCGTTTGGAGAACTTTATCCAGTGAAAAATACATGATCAATCAGGTGAAAACAGATCCTCACTCTCCTGGATATTTCAGAAGTTTCGGTCCGTTGATCAACGTTGATGCCTTCTACAAAGCATTCGATGTTAAAAAAGGAGACAAATTATACAAAGCTCCGGAAGACAGAATCAAAATCTGGTAA
- a CDS encoding M13 family metallopeptidase, protein MKKLNIGILALAGIVFLNSCGAAKTAGTEKKTEATAAVAEPVKEDVKEEGINLSYMDTSVRPQDDFFSYVNGNWVKTTQIPSDKANWGSFNALRENVDDASLDILNKILTENYPAGSEGQKIQNLYASFMDTAKRNAEGLAPIKADLAKVDAIKSLNDLQKYLLEATRMGDNSFYGWRVGADMKNSKMNAVYLGGPDLGLGRDYYQKVNEANTKTLAEYQTYVGKLFGVLGYKNTAQAAQNVVDFEKQMANYLLTLEQNRDANLRYNPKNVSELSGIVKNVDLAKYLKDAGVNTDRVIIGEMKYYQNMDQFITQKNLPLLKDYLKYHIINGNASNLDDNLEQIRFDFYAKYLQGQKEQRPMNKRGLTLVNGVLGEAFGKLYVDKYFTPEAKQQMETYIDYLLRSFKTHIANIDWMSPETKVKAQEKLSKFTVKIAYPDKWKDYTQLKVESPKQGATLYSNLQNVAAWQYQRSLDKVGKPVDKTEWGMSPQTVNAYYSGSNNEIVFPAAILQPPFYNPKADAAVNFGGIGAVIGHEISHGFDDSGSRFDGDGNLNNWWTDADRKNFDAKVGQLAAQYSAYEPVKGSFVNGKFTSGENIGDLGGVAVAYDALQMYLKDKGNPGKISGFTQDQRFFMSWATVWRTKATDQYMINQVKTDPHSPGMFRAFGPLVNQDSFIKAFDIKPGDKLYKAPQDRIKIW, encoded by the coding sequence ATGAAAAAGCTAAATATTGGAATACTTGCCCTTGCGGGGATTGTATTTCTCAATTCGTGTGGTGCGGCAAAGACTGCAGGGACAGAGAAAAAAACTGAGGCTACGGCAGCTGTTGCAGAGCCGGTGAAAGAAGACGTGAAAGAGGAGGGAATCAATTTATCTTATATGGATACAAGTGTCCGTCCGCAGGATGACTTTTTTAGCTATGTGAACGGAAATTGGGTGAAAACTACCCAGATTCCTTCCGATAAAGCCAATTGGGGATCTTTCAATGCATTGAGGGAAAATGTAGATGATGCTTCATTGGATATTTTAAATAAAATTCTTACCGAAAACTACCCGGCAGGATCAGAAGGACAGAAGATCCAGAATCTTTATGCCTCTTTTATGGATACTGCTAAAAGAAATGCAGAAGGTTTGGCACCTATCAAGGCTGATCTGGCAAAAGTAGATGCCATTAAAAGTCTGAATGATCTGCAGAAATATCTTCTGGAAGCAACAAGAATGGGAGACAACTCTTTCTATGGCTGGAGAGTGGGTGCAGATATGAAGAATTCTAAAATGAATGCTGTTTACCTGGGTGGCCCTGATCTTGGATTGGGAAGAGACTATTATCAGAAGGTAAATGAGGCCAATACCAAAACTTTGGCAGAATATCAGACTTACGTAGGTAAGCTGTTCGGAGTGTTAGGCTATAAAAATACAGCTCAGGCTGCACAGAACGTTGTGGATTTTGAAAAACAGATGGCTAATTATCTGTTGACCCTTGAGCAAAACAGGGATGCCAATCTCAGATATAATCCTAAAAATGTATCCGAGTTATCCGGAATCGTTAAAAATGTTGACCTTGCAAAATATTTAAAAGATGCAGGGGTAAATACAGATAGGGTGATCATTGGGGAAATGAAATATTACCAGAATATGGATCAGTTTATCACGCAGAAAAACCTGCCTTTATTAAAAGATTATCTGAAGTACCATATCATTAATGGTAATGCCAGCAATCTTGACGATAACCTGGAGCAGATCAGATTTGACTTCTATGCTAAATATTTACAGGGGCAGAAAGAGCAGCGCCCTATGAACAAAAGAGGGCTTACTCTTGTGAATGGAGTTCTGGGAGAAGCTTTCGGAAAACTTTATGTAGATAAATATTTTACTCCTGAAGCCAAACAGCAGATGGAGACCTATATCGATTACCTTTTGAGATCTTTCAAAACCCATATTGCCAATATAGACTGGATGTCTCCTGAGACCAAAGTGAAAGCTCAGGAAAAATTATCCAAATTTACGGTGAAGATTGCATACCCTGATAAGTGGAAAGATTATACCCAGTTGAAAGTAGAATCTCCGAAGCAGGGAGCTACATTATATTCAAACCTTCAGAATGTGGCAGCATGGCAATATCAGCGAAGCCTGGATAAAGTAGGAAAACCGGTTGACAAAACAGAATGGGGAATGTCTCCGCAAACTGTAAATGCTTATTACAGCGGATCAAACAACGAAATTGTATTCCCTGCCGCAATCCTTCAGCCTCCTTTCTACAATCCGAAAGCAGATGCTGCAGTGAACTTCGGAGGTATTGGTGCCGTAATCGGTCACGAAATTTCTCACGGATTTGATGACAGCGGTTCCCGTTTCGATGGGGACGGAAACCTTAATAACTGGTGGACAGATGCTGACCGTAAGAACTTTGATGCAAAAGTAGGACAGCTTGCTGCCCAGTACAGTGCTTATGAACCCGTAAAAGGAAGCTTTGTAAACGGTAAATTTACAAGTGGTGAAAATATCGGTGACCTTGGTGGGGTAGCAGTGGCTTACGATGCCCTTCAGATGTATCTTAAAGATAAAGGAAATCCGGGTAAGATCAGTGGCTTTACTCAGGATCAGAGATTCTTTATGAGCTGGGCAACCGTTTGGAGAACCAAAGCTACGGATCAGTATATGATCAATCAGGTAAAAACAGATCCGCACTCTCCGGGAATGTTCAGAGCATTTGGCCCGTTGGTGAATCAGGACTCATTCATCAAAGCATTTGATATCAAGCCTGGAGACAAGCTGTATAAAGCGCCTCAGGACAGAATAAAAATTTGGTAG
- a CDS encoding type VI secretion system contractile sheath small subunit, producing MAMFNYGVGGNEVKVDANEAIQEIQENKSLIVSQLTTEESYTPEIVTGLKTVEDVFKHFQPSVAVQHETEDGGIVEEEFRFQNLGDFTPKSLTQKSDYLQQLSMEQEQYNKIVRQLKTNKILRNMLENDQTRAAFIEVLKEVAQELEK from the coding sequence ATGGCAATGTTTAATTATGGTGTTGGCGGAAACGAGGTAAAAGTAGACGCTAATGAAGCTATTCAGGAAATCCAGGAAAATAAATCACTGATAGTAAGCCAGCTTACAACAGAAGAATCTTATACCCCTGAAATTGTAACAGGATTAAAAACTGTGGAAGATGTTTTCAAACATTTCCAGCCTTCTGTAGCGGTACAGCATGAAACAGAGGATGGTGGAATAGTAGAAGAAGAATTCCGTTTTCAAAATCTTGGTGACTTTACTCCTAAAAGCCTTACTCAGAAATCAGATTATCTGCAGCAGCTGAGCATGGAGCAGGAGCAGTACAATAAAATTGTACGTCAGCTGAAAACAAATAAAATTCTACGCAATATGCTGGAGAACGATCAGACAAGAGCTGCGTTCATAGAAGTATTGAAAGAAGTGGCACAGGAACTTGAAAAATAA
- a CDS encoding DUF5458 family protein, with amino-acid sequence MDSKLQAQESQQQGQQQHSGQPKGNPLAELNKMGGFGFVESVVDGIANMNPTRKARKEIFLNDSNKSEERKELLQKINLWVSLLEGNESADKMAETCKNKAQQADQNLKTNLKNTLDAVRMLETNYRTVAQFYKNTELDKVDNVSIVNASLEQVSDLDNPLFIDAISEEFKNYYDRLDLRDNYSILAIPGYLGSNKVIEKWAKICNENKVMMVTDFANLDKPDDVVDLFHSANLTGGELHRSNVIMTCNWLVGRGKAEEVGEEENVELPPSTSLAGKIHKTLMSQVAAGKKHGNINEVDAVKFELKKSEISQLEKMGLVPMVNEYGKIMAFSAKTLFTGDNIGLQTYSVVRVFDYVTKVLLDFLNRRAFENWNAKNEDDLRRQIVTFLDNIKGPDKLIEKFKIVRFEQDRVNKDRVWLDIRMTPYFPTKSFVIKLDGHKGDDGNEWDAEYAQE; translated from the coding sequence ATGGATAGCAAATTACAGGCGCAGGAAAGCCAGCAGCAGGGACAACAGCAACACTCAGGGCAGCCGAAAGGCAACCCGCTTGCGGAGCTCAATAAAATGGGAGGTTTTGGCTTTGTTGAATCCGTTGTAGACGGTATCGCCAATATGAACCCTACAAGAAAAGCAAGAAAGGAAATTTTCCTTAATGACAGCAATAAATCAGAAGAAAGAAAAGAGCTTCTTCAGAAGATCAACCTTTGGGTAAGCCTTTTAGAAGGTAATGAATCTGCTGATAAAATGGCTGAGACGTGCAAAAATAAAGCACAGCAGGCTGACCAGAATCTAAAAACAAACTTAAAAAATACACTGGACGCCGTTCGTATGTTGGAAACCAACTACAGAACCGTAGCTCAATTCTATAAAAACACAGAATTGGATAAAGTGGATAACGTAAGCATCGTAAATGCAAGTCTTGAACAGGTTTCAGATCTTGATAATCCTTTATTCATCGATGCTATTTCCGAAGAATTTAAAAACTACTACGACCGTCTTGACCTTAGAGACAACTATTCAATTCTGGCCATTCCAGGATATTTAGGATCCAACAAGGTGATCGAGAAATGGGCAAAAATCTGTAACGAGAATAAAGTAATGATGGTTACAGACTTCGCCAACCTGGATAAACCGGATGACGTAGTAGACTTATTCCACTCCGCAAACCTTACCGGAGGTGAGCTTCACAGAAGTAACGTGATTATGACGTGTAACTGGCTGGTAGGCCGTGGAAAAGCTGAAGAAGTAGGGGAAGAAGAGAATGTAGAGCTTCCGCCTTCCACTTCATTGGCTGGAAAAATTCATAAAACACTGATGTCTCAGGTGGCAGCCGGTAAAAAGCACGGTAACATCAACGAGGTAGATGCTGTAAAATTCGAATTGAAGAAAAGTGAAATCTCTCAGTTGGAAAAAATGGGTCTTGTACCAATGGTGAACGAATATGGTAAAATTATGGCTTTCTCTGCGAAAACATTATTTACAGGAGACAACATCGGTCTTCAGACGTATTCGGTAGTCCGTGTATTCGACTATGTTACTAAAGTGTTGCTTGATTTCCTTAACAGAAGAGCCTTCGAAAACTGGAATGCCAAAAACGAAGACGATTTGAGAAGACAGATCGTAACATTCTTAGACAATATCAAAGGGCCGGACAAACTGATCGAGAAATTCAAGATCGTTCGTTTCGAACAGGATAGGGTAAACAAAGACAGAGTATGGCTTGATATCCGGATGACCCCTTATTTCCCTACAAAAAGTTTCGTTATCAAACTTGACGGACACAAAGGAGATGATGGTAACGAATGGGATGCAGAATACGCTCAGGAATAA
- the mutY gene encoding A/G-specific adenine glycosylase yields the protein MKKDSGNSDFLYIGRKIGEWYRNNARDLPFRQTKDPYKIWICEIVFQQTRINQGLNHYNNFIERFPDVKTLAEAEENEVLLYWKGLGYYSRAINIHKAAQQIMNDYQGVFPSRYEEILKLKGVGKYTAAAVSSICFNGKMPAVDGNFYRVLSRLFADDFDISSSKAFSYFSELAQLVMPENVGDFNQAMMDIGSEICKPKNPLCGECPLNEDCLAFATQKISDYPVKTKKVKAEDLALTYYFVHRNGQFLIRQRGDDFIWKKLFEFPAAIPAGMESFIMGSKTITHKLTHKNLSIEIFNVEVTSEKIWNDFITENQYLITDVEASHKKSFPKPLENYIQNSLKD from the coding sequence TTGAAGAAGGATAGCGGAAATTCAGACTTTCTGTACATTGGCAGGAAAATCGGGGAATGGTACAGGAATAATGCAAGAGATCTGCCTTTCAGACAGACAAAAGATCCGTATAAAATCTGGATTTGCGAAATTGTATTTCAACAGACAAGGATCAACCAGGGACTCAATCACTATAATAACTTTATAGAAAGATTTCCGGATGTAAAAACTTTGGCAGAAGCTGAAGAGAATGAGGTATTGCTGTATTGGAAAGGATTGGGCTATTATTCCAGAGCTATCAATATTCATAAGGCTGCTCAACAGATTATGAATGATTATCAGGGCGTATTTCCCAGCCGGTATGAAGAAATTCTAAAACTTAAAGGTGTAGGAAAGTATACTGCTGCTGCAGTTTCCAGCATCTGCTTCAATGGAAAAATGCCTGCTGTTGATGGTAATTTCTACCGGGTTCTGAGCCGCCTTTTTGCTGATGATTTTGATATTTCAAGCTCAAAAGCTTTCAGCTATTTCTCTGAACTGGCTCAATTGGTAATGCCGGAAAATGTAGGAGATTTCAATCAGGCGATGATGGATATAGGGTCCGAAATCTGTAAACCTAAAAATCCACTTTGCGGAGAATGCCCTCTAAACGAAGACTGCCTGGCATTTGCTACTCAAAAAATCTCTGATTACCCAGTGAAAACAAAAAAGGTAAAAGCAGAAGATCTTGCCCTGACGTATTATTTTGTTCACAGAAACGGTCAGTTTCTGATCCGCCAGAGAGGAGATGATTTTATCTGGAAGAAACTGTTTGAATTTCCTGCAGCGATTCCCGCCGGGATGGAATCCTTCATCATGGGCTCGAAAACAATTACGCATAAGCTGACCCACAAGAATTTAAGCATTGAAATTTTTAATGTTGAGGTAACTTCAGAAAAGATCTGGAACGATTTTATCACTGAAAATCAATACCTGATTACGGATGTGGAAGCGTCCCACAAAAAATCCTTTCCTAAGCCTCTGGAAAATTACATTCAAAACTCTCTGAAAGACTGA
- the gldD gene encoding gliding motility lipoprotein GldD, with the protein MIKKVIFIFVSLLLISCGKDSVPKPYGELRLEYPAPKYQKFENNCAYTFEYSDFASIDPAKKPCWFYLNYPKMKAKVFVTYYPIQNDFADHIKESEKMVYEHTIKASAIDTKSFAYPEKKVYGDFYELKGQTASNLQFYITDSTKHFVTAYLYFNTRPKPDSLAPAVNYIKNDMKHLLDSFEWKK; encoded by the coding sequence ATGATAAAAAAAGTCATTTTTATTTTTGTATCACTGCTTTTAATTTCATGTGGAAAAGACTCCGTTCCGAAACCTTATGGTGAACTGCGTCTGGAATATCCGGCTCCGAAATACCAAAAGTTTGAAAACAATTGTGCCTATACCTTTGAATACTCGGATTTTGCTTCGATTGACCCGGCCAAGAAACCCTGCTGGTTCTATCTGAATTATCCTAAAATGAAGGCCAAAGTTTTCGTTACGTATTATCCGATACAGAATGACTTTGCAGATCATATCAAGGAATCTGAAAAAATGGTATATGAACATACCATCAAAGCCAGTGCTATAGACACAAAATCCTTTGCATACCCTGAAAAGAAGGTGTACGGGGATTTTTATGAGCTGAAAGGGCAGACAGCTTCCAATCTTCAGTTTTACATTACAGACAGTACAAAACATTTCGTGACTGCCTATCTATACTTTAATACGAGACCGAAACCGGACTCCCTTGCTCCTGCAGTAAACTATATCAAAAACGATATGAAGCATCTGCTGGACTCTTTTGAGTGGAAAAAATAA